Proteins co-encoded in one Ziziphus jujuba cultivar Dongzao chromosome 9, ASM3175591v1 genomic window:
- the LOC107426350 gene encoding magnesium/proton exchanger isoform X1, translated as MLGIRSILGHEKCESYLIFQGETVLGDGLRTFLYFLGLAYCFLGLSAITARFFLSMENVVKHTRKVVDIDPYTNTEIVRHEKVWNFTIADISLLAFGTSFPQISLATIDAIRNLGNLYAGGLGPGTLVGSAAFDLFPIHAVCVVVPRAGKLLKISDLGVWLVELFWSFWAYIWLYIILEVWTPNVVTLLEASLTVLQYGLLLMHAYAQDKRWPYISLPLPRSGRPEEWVPAEPASFQHDAYNGNSEIRQIGEENSKIVDIFSIHSSDETGPVYQIVAGTDDTPESSNQISQKEVTPEDSHTLLLWRQQFIDALMLESTESRKMDSFYLRIARFSWHLLLAPWRLLFAFVPPYRIAHGWIAFICSLLFISSIAYIVTKITDLISCVTGINPYVIAFTALASGTSWPDLVASKIAAERQTTADSAIANITCSNSVNIYVGIGVPWLIDTAYNYFAYREPLRIKDAGGLSFSLLVFFFTSVGCIGVLVFRRLTLGAELGGPKLWAWLTCIFFMFLWVIFVVLSSLKVSGII; from the exons ATGCTTGGAATTCGCAGTATTCTTGGGCATGAGAAATGTGAAAGCTACTTGATTTTTCAGGGTGAAACTGTCCTTGGGGATGGACTGCGGACATTCTTGTATTTTCTGGGTCTTGCTTATTGTTTCCTCGGCTTATCAGCTATAACTGCTCGCTTTTTCCTGTCTATGGAGAATGTTGTGAAGCATACACGTAAAGTGGTAGACATTGACCCTTACACTAACACTGAAATAGTTAGGCATGAAAAGGTGTGGAATTTTACAATTGCAGACATTAGCCTGCTGGCCTTTGGGACTAGCTTTCCTCAAATATCTCTAGCCACTATTGATGCCATAAGGAACCTTGGAAACCTGTATGCTGGAG GTTTGGGCCCTGGAACACTTGTTGGTTCTGCTGCATTTGATCTTTTCCCTATCCATGCAGTTTGTGTTGTAGTTCCAAGAGCTGGAAAATTGTTAAAGATATCTGATCTTGGAGTGTGGCTAGTGGAGCTCTTTTGGTCTTTTTGGGCTTACATTTGGTTATATATAATTCTAGAG GTTTGGACTCCAAATGTAGTTACACTACTGGAGGCCTCATTGACGGTTTTGCAATATGGATTACTGTTGATGCATGCTTATGCTCAAGACAAGCGTTGGCCATATATATCCCTTCCTCT GCCAAGAAGTGGAAGACCCGAGGAATGGGTACCAGCTGAGCCAGCTTCTTTTCAGCATGATGCCTATAATGGCAACTCTGAGATACGTCAAATTGGTGAAGAAAACAGCAAAATTGTTGATATTTTCTCCATTCATTCAAGTGACGAGACAG GTCCGGTGTATCAAATAGTAGCTGGAACTGATGATACTCCTGAATCCTCCAACCAAATTTCGCAAAAGGAAGTAACTCCAGAAGATTCTCATACGCTACTACTTTGGAGGCAGCAATTTATAGATGCTCTCATG TTGGAAAGCACAGAATCAAGAAAAATGGACAGTTTCTATTTGCGAATTGCAAGATTTTCCTGGCATTTACTACTTGCTCCATGGAGACTTCTGTTTGCTTTTGTGCCTCCTTATCGTATAGCTCATGGTTGGATTGCCTTCATTTGCTCTCTACTTTTCATCAGCAGTATTGCCTACATTGTGACGAAAATCACAGATCTCATAAGCTGTGTCACAG GAATAAATCCTTATGTCATAGCATTTACTGCATTAGCAAGTGGAACTTCATGGCCAGATTTAGTTGCTAGTAAGATTGCTGCTGAACGACAGACAACTGCGGATTCTGCCATTGCAAATATCACTTGCAG CAATTCGGTGAACATTTATGTTGGCATTGGTGTTCCGTGGCTAATAGACACAGCATACAACTACTTCGCTTATAGAGAACCACTGCGAATCAAGGATGCTGGTGGACTAAGCTTCTCTTTGCttgtatttttctttacttCCGTAGGGTGTATAGGTGTTCTGGTATTTAGACGTCTTACATTGGGTGCAGAGCTCGGTGGGCCAAAGCTTTGGGCCTGGCTTACTTGTATATTCTTCATGTTTCTTTGGGTTATCTTTGTTGTGCTATCTTCTCTCAAGGTTTCGGGCATCATATGA
- the LOC107426350 gene encoding magnesium/proton exchanger isoform X2: MLGIRSILGHEKCESYLIFQGETVLGDGLRTFLYFLGLAYCFLGLSAITARFFLSMENVVKHTRKVVDIDPYTNTEIVRHEKVWNFTIADISLLAFGTSFPQISLATIDAIRNLGNLYAGVCVVVPRAGKLLKISDLGVWLVELFWSFWAYIWLYIILEVWTPNVVTLLEASLTVLQYGLLLMHAYAQDKRWPYISLPLPRSGRPEEWVPAEPASFQHDAYNGNSEIRQIGEENSKIVDIFSIHSSDETGPVYQIVAGTDDTPESSNQISQKEVTPEDSHTLLLWRQQFIDALMLESTESRKMDSFYLRIARFSWHLLLAPWRLLFAFVPPYRIAHGWIAFICSLLFISSIAYIVTKITDLISCVTGINPYVIAFTALASGTSWPDLVASKIAAERQTTADSAIANITCSNSVNIYVGIGVPWLIDTAYNYFAYREPLRIKDAGGLSFSLLVFFFTSVGCIGVLVFRRLTLGAELGGPKLWAWLTCIFFMFLWVIFVVLSSLKVSGII; this comes from the exons ATGCTTGGAATTCGCAGTATTCTTGGGCATGAGAAATGTGAAAGCTACTTGATTTTTCAGGGTGAAACTGTCCTTGGGGATGGACTGCGGACATTCTTGTATTTTCTGGGTCTTGCTTATTGTTTCCTCGGCTTATCAGCTATAACTGCTCGCTTTTTCCTGTCTATGGAGAATGTTGTGAAGCATACACGTAAAGTGGTAGACATTGACCCTTACACTAACACTGAAATAGTTAGGCATGAAAAGGTGTGGAATTTTACAATTGCAGACATTAGCCTGCTGGCCTTTGGGACTAGCTTTCCTCAAATATCTCTAGCCACTATTGATGCCATAAGGAACCTTGGAAACCTGTATGCTGGAG TTTGTGTTGTAGTTCCAAGAGCTGGAAAATTGTTAAAGATATCTGATCTTGGAGTGTGGCTAGTGGAGCTCTTTTGGTCTTTTTGGGCTTACATTTGGTTATATATAATTCTAGAG GTTTGGACTCCAAATGTAGTTACACTACTGGAGGCCTCATTGACGGTTTTGCAATATGGATTACTGTTGATGCATGCTTATGCTCAAGACAAGCGTTGGCCATATATATCCCTTCCTCT GCCAAGAAGTGGAAGACCCGAGGAATGGGTACCAGCTGAGCCAGCTTCTTTTCAGCATGATGCCTATAATGGCAACTCTGAGATACGTCAAATTGGTGAAGAAAACAGCAAAATTGTTGATATTTTCTCCATTCATTCAAGTGACGAGACAG GTCCGGTGTATCAAATAGTAGCTGGAACTGATGATACTCCTGAATCCTCCAACCAAATTTCGCAAAAGGAAGTAACTCCAGAAGATTCTCATACGCTACTACTTTGGAGGCAGCAATTTATAGATGCTCTCATG TTGGAAAGCACAGAATCAAGAAAAATGGACAGTTTCTATTTGCGAATTGCAAGATTTTCCTGGCATTTACTACTTGCTCCATGGAGACTTCTGTTTGCTTTTGTGCCTCCTTATCGTATAGCTCATGGTTGGATTGCCTTCATTTGCTCTCTACTTTTCATCAGCAGTATTGCCTACATTGTGACGAAAATCACAGATCTCATAAGCTGTGTCACAG GAATAAATCCTTATGTCATAGCATTTACTGCATTAGCAAGTGGAACTTCATGGCCAGATTTAGTTGCTAGTAAGATTGCTGCTGAACGACAGACAACTGCGGATTCTGCCATTGCAAATATCACTTGCAG CAATTCGGTGAACATTTATGTTGGCATTGGTGTTCCGTGGCTAATAGACACAGCATACAACTACTTCGCTTATAGAGAACCACTGCGAATCAAGGATGCTGGTGGACTAAGCTTCTCTTTGCttgtatttttctttacttCCGTAGGGTGTATAGGTGTTCTGGTATTTAGACGTCTTACATTGGGTGCAGAGCTCGGTGGGCCAAAGCTTTGGGCCTGGCTTACTTGTATATTCTTCATGTTTCTTTGGGTTATCTTTGTTGTGCTATCTTCTCTCAAGGTTTCGGGCATCATATGA